The following coding sequences lie in one Geotoga petraea genomic window:
- the lptB gene encoding LPS export ABC transporter ATP-binding protein, producing MDESYIIYGKKIFKKYGRKEVVKDVDFVAKRGKITGILGPNGAGKTTLFKIILGLVVPNRGEVFLEKNNITHLPIYKRALKGMAYLPQEPSVFRNARVSDNLYMIADLLKIENKDKKIEKISKDFGIENLMHQYADSLSGGEKRRLEFARTLMIDPKVILLDEPFVGIDPITVKDIQKIIKKLSADGISVIVTDHNVDEIAQVVDDLYIMHKGDVIATGKAEEVLEMDVVKDNYLGW from the coding sequence ATGGATGAAAGTTATATAATTTATGGCAAAAAAATATTTAAAAAGTATGGAAGAAAAGAAGTCGTTAAAGATGTAGACTTTGTTGCAAAAAGAGGAAAGATTACCGGTATTTTAGGACCAAATGGTGCAGGAAAAACAACTTTATTCAAAATAATATTGGGATTAGTTGTACCAAACAGAGGTGAAGTTTTCCTCGAAAAAAATAATATAACTCATCTGCCAATTTATAAGAGGGCTCTAAAGGGGATGGCATATCTTCCCCAAGAGCCTTCTGTTTTTCGGAATGCTAGAGTGTCAGATAACTTATACATGATTGCGGATCTTTTGAAAATTGAAAATAAAGATAAAAAAATAGAAAAGATTTCAAAGGATTTTGGCATAGAAAACCTTATGCATCAATATGCAGATTCGCTTTCAGGAGGAGAAAAAAGAAGGTTAGAATTTGCGAGAACTTTGATGATAGATCCAAAAGTTATTCTTTTGGATGAACCTTTTGTAGGAATAGACCCAATAACGGTAAAAGATATACAGAAAATAATAAAAAAACTTTCAGCAGATGGTATATCTGTTATAGTTACAGATCATAACGTAGATGAAATAGCCCAAGTTGTTGATGATCTTTATATAATGCATAAAGGTGATGTCATAGCAACGGGTAAAGCTGAAGAAGTTTTGGAAATGGATGTTGTAAAAGATAATTACTTAGGATGGTGA
- a CDS encoding TIGR00725 family protein, which translates to MYLKVGVIGYSGDINIPKIKRIENTTIELGRMLAQKEHHILNGGRDGVMELVSKGAKEFNGKVTGVLPWDQEGNEYLDFEIKTGLDFSMRSFILLKSVDVVISLGGEVGTGIEILGAYAYSKPLILLKGSGGWTDRIINNLIEDKYIDNRKLVEAHIANSVEEIENILEKME; encoded by the coding sequence ATGTATTTGAAAGTTGGTGTAATTGGTTATTCTGGGGATATAAATATTCCTAAGATAAAAAGAATTGAAAATACAACGATAGAATTGGGAAGAATGTTAGCTCAAAAGGAGCATCATATATTAAATGGTGGTAGAGATGGAGTGATGGAGTTGGTTTCCAAAGGAGCTAAAGAATTCAACGGGAAAGTCACCGGGGTTTTGCCTTGGGATCAAGAGGGTAATGAATATCTTGATTTTGAAATCAAAACAGGTCTAGATTTTTCAATGAGATCTTTCATTTTATTGAAAAGTGTAGATGTAGTTATAAGTTTAGGTGGAGAGGTCGGTACAGGGATAGAAATATTGGGGGCTTATGCATATTCAAAACCATTAATACTGTTAAAAGGTTCTGGAGGATGGACAGACAGAATTATAAATAATCTTATAGAAGATAAATATATAGACAACAGAAAACTTGTGGAAGCACACATAGCTAATAGTGTAGAAGAGATAGAAAATATATTAGAAAAAATGGAGTGA
- a CDS encoding OmpH family outer membrane protein has translation MKKIRVLLLMTLVLSFSLLSFSAANTADGLKIGYVNLRSVTEEYYKWGDMQVNYQEDVKFYQNKISEMQTEFQGMQESGATEQQLQQKYQELQYRTQQYQQALQEDYTKKSDAIIQEVRELIGEFAKENSFDIVLFEQSVIFVSEKIDITERVKEYIANIEPKESTKE, from the coding sequence ATGAAAAAAATTAGAGTTTTATTATTGATGACATTAGTTTTATCTTTTAGTTTATTGTCTTTTTCAGCAGCAAACACAGCAGACGGGTTAAAAATTGGTTATGTTAACTTAAGATCTGTTACTGAAGAATATTATAAATGGGGAGATATGCAAGTTAACTATCAAGAAGATGTGAAATTTTATCAAAATAAAATTTCAGAGATGCAAACTGAATTTCAAGGCATGCAAGAAAGTGGAGCAACAGAACAACAGCTACAACAAAAATATCAAGAATTACAGTACAGAACTCAACAATATCAACAGGCACTTCAAGAAGACTATACTAAAAAATCAGATGCAATAATTCAAGAAGTAAGAGAACTTATTGGAGAATTTGCAAAAGAAAACTCTTTTGATATAGTTCTTTTTGAACAATCAGTTATCTTTGTAAGTGAAAAAATTGATATAACTGAAAGAGTTAAAGAGTATATAGCTAATATCGAACCTAAAGAAAGTACAAAAGAATAA
- the gltX gene encoding glutamate--tRNA ligase translates to MIRTRFAPSPTGYLHVGGVRTALFNWYHAKSNNGKIILRIEDTDTKRSTEEFENLIYEDFDWLGMDFDESPKKGGDYGPYKQSYRYDIYKRYINNLIEEEKAYYVFYDKSGEEIGNFAKIPENYANKNYTVKIKVEKNKEIKWNDLLKGEISFNSSDFEDFIILRSNGVPVYNFTVVVDDHLMGITDVIRGEDHISNTPKQIIIYEALGFSKPKFGHLPLILGEDKTPLSKRHGGVSVSYFREEGILPEALLNYLSLLGWNNEEEIYDVREKYKNFNIRDVSKRSSVFDYEKLKWVNEKTLRSMDEEKVSKKFLEWLKFVGIKINVEENYIKDVISISKEKVQDLKGLWEFSKNYFYDDFEYEEKYKEKFVKKEWFEELINIAIILLEDYDEKISLTQAEEFMKSLAEKKITGKKNTYQSIRGALLGKLVTPGLYETISVMGKKEVVKRLRRVVKGA, encoded by the coding sequence ATGATAAGAACAAGATTTGCTCCATCTCCAACAGGATATTTACATGTTGGTGGGGTGAGAACTGCTTTGTTTAATTGGTACCATGCAAAATCTAATAATGGTAAAATAATTTTGAGGATTGAAGATACGGACACAAAAAGATCGACTGAGGAATTTGAAAATTTGATATACGAAGATTTTGATTGGTTGGGCATGGACTTCGATGAAAGTCCTAAAAAGGGAGGAGATTATGGACCCTACAAGCAAAGTTATAGATATGATATATACAAAAGATATATAAATAATTTAATAGAAGAAGAAAAAGCTTATTATGTTTTTTACGACAAATCAGGAGAAGAAATAGGTAATTTTGCAAAAATTCCAGAAAATTATGCCAATAAAAATTATACAGTGAAAATAAAAGTCGAGAAAAACAAAGAGATAAAATGGAATGATTTGTTAAAAGGCGAAATATCTTTCAACAGCTCGGACTTTGAGGATTTCATAATTTTGAGATCAAATGGAGTTCCAGTTTACAACTTCACAGTGGTTGTAGATGATCATCTTATGGGAATAACAGATGTAATTAGAGGAGAAGATCATATTTCAAATACTCCTAAGCAAATTATAATTTATGAAGCTTTAGGTTTTTCAAAACCAAAATTTGGACATTTGCCGCTTATTTTAGGTGAAGACAAAACGCCTTTATCCAAAAGACATGGTGGTGTATCGGTAAGTTATTTTAGGGAAGAAGGAATTTTACCAGAAGCACTACTAAACTATTTGAGCCTTTTAGGATGGAACAACGAAGAAGAAATATATGATGTTAGGGAAAAATACAAAAATTTTAACATAAGGGATGTTTCGAAAAGATCCTCTGTTTTTGATTATGAAAAGTTAAAATGGGTTAACGAAAAAACTTTAAGATCAATGGACGAAGAAAAAGTTTCGAAAAAGTTTTTAGAATGGCTAAAATTTGTGGGAATAAAAATTAATGTAGAAGAAAATTATATAAAAGATGTAATCTCTATATCAAAAGAAAAAGTTCAAGATTTAAAAGGTCTTTGGGAATTTTCCAAAAATTATTTTTATGATGACTTTGAATATGAAGAGAAGTATAAAGAAAAATTTGTAAAAAAAGAATGGTTTGAGGAATTAATAAATATTGCTATAATTTTATTGGAAGATTATGATGAAAAAATATCTTTAACCCAAGCAGAAGAATTTATGAAAAGCCTTGCTGAAAAAAAGATTACAGGCAAAAAGAATACATATCAATCAATACGGGGAGCTCTATTAGGAAAACTTGTAACCCCTGGGTTATATGAAACTATTAGTGTTATGGGTAAAAAAGAAGTTGTTAAAAGATTGCGTAGGGTAGTAAAAGGAGCATAA